TGACCACGGTAATATTTTGGCGAGTTGCCTTAATCATTTAAAATACAAAGTCAGACATGAACCGATTGGCTTTAGTTTGTTGCCTGAAAAGTTTACCTTATTACAACTACAAGATTTATATGAGTCGATTCTTGGTGTGACATTAGACAAACCCAATTTCCGTCGAAAAATATTAAAGATGAATTTATTAATCGACTGTAATGAGAAGCAACGTAATGTTGCTCACAGAGCTGCATCATTGTATCGATTTGATGTGCATGTTTATGAAAAACTAACTCAATTTGGTTTTACGTTCGAATATTAATACCCCTAAATTCACAATATAATGCCCATATTCACACCACTAAAAGACAGCATTCGCTGTCTTTTTTTACATTCCATTAAAATTACATCAAATCTATTTACATAAATATTAAATTGATATAGTGTTTATGACTATAACAATTCATTGGAATGATAATGGAAAATACTAATAATAAACTGACCATTAAAGAAAAGCTTGGCTACGGTCTTGGGGACACAGCCAGCAATATCGTCTTTCAAATGGTCGCCAACTTCATGCTTATTTTTTATACCGATGTATATGGTTTATCTGCAGCAGCAGCGGGGACTTTGCTATTAGCGGTACGATTATTTGACGGTTTTACTGATCCTGTCATGGGCGGCATTGCTGACAGAACTCGTACTCGCTGGGGGTCTTACCGTCCATACATCCTATTTTTGGCAATACCTTATGGATTTTTTGCCTGCATCGCGTTTATCACCCCTGATTTTGGTAGCACGGGGAAACTTATTTATGCCTATGTGACTTACGGTGTTTTAATGACCTGTTACACCGCCATTAATATTCCTTATGGTGCGTTAGGTGCCGTGATGGTTAACGACCCAAAAGAGCGTACATCACTACAATCTTATCGTTTTGCCATGGCCATGGGCGCTCTTGTTATCATTGTGTGGGCAATACCTAAATTGGTGACTTATTTTGGTCAAGGTAATGATCAAGTCGGTTATCCGTTAGCAATGGTATTTATGGGTTCTTTAGCGGCAGCATGTTTTTTGTTGTGTTTTAAGATGACCAAAGAAACCCAAACAATGCCAGCTAAGCAAAGTTATCGCAGTTTGTTCACCGATTTTTTTAGCTTATTTAAAAATGATCAATGGCTTGTCATTGCCATTATTAGCTTAGTGACCTTAATTTTAATTGGTATTAGGGCATCGGTAGCGCCGCATTACATTAAATACTATGTCGGTGATGAGTCATTATTGTCTAACTTTTTAACCCTTGCGGCAATTGGTTCAGTATTAGGTGCTATATCCACTAACTTTTTGTCTAAATACTTTGAAAAGAAAAATCTCTTTATCATCGCATTAGTCGTTGTCGTGATTTCGCACAGCTTGTTTTATGTCATTGATGTGGATCAAATTGGTTTGATTTTTACCGTCTATTTTATTGCCAACTTTGCCCACATGATTATTACGCCGATTATGTTTTCAATGGTGGCTGACACGGTTGACTATGGGGTTAAAAAAATCGGTAAGCGACTAACCGCGATTACTTTTTCAGGCCATTTATTGGCGATTAAATTTGGGTTTGCCATTGGTGGCGCATTAGCAGGTTGGATATTATCAGGCTTTGATTACGTCCCTAATGAGCAACAAACTGAGCATGCATTGTCAGGTATTTTACTCGCGTTCGCCGGTATTCCTGTGGTGTGTACCTTATTAAGTCTCGTTGTGGTGTCTCGCTATAAATTGACTGAACTAAAAGTAAAACAAATCCAGGCTGAGCTCGCTTAATCAGGTGCTAGCAGACAAATAAATAATAAAAGTGACATTACCACTGACTGTAACAATAGGAGAATGTATGGCTCAAGCCATGAAGGACCATCTAAAAAGTGTCGATGAATTAAGTGATGCCGAGCGTAAACAATTAGATGATCTCAAAAAAGCGCATTCATACGTAGCAAAAAATAAGCCACTTGTAACCAACATATATACTGCAGATCCTTCTGCGCATGTGTTTGAAGGTAAGATTTATGTTTATCCATCACATGACATAGAAACCGATAACAGCAGCATGAATGATCAGGGCGATCACTTTGCAATGTGCGATTACCATGTATTGTCTATCGACAATGACACCGACGAAGTCACAGATCATGGTGTTGCGTTAGCTCTTGAAGATATTAAGTGGGCGAGTAAACAACTTTGGGCTCCCGATGCTGCGCACAAAGCAGGTAAGTATTATTTTTACTTTCCAGCACGTGATCTAGAAGGCATTTTTAGAATAGGTGTTGCCAGTAGTGATTCACCCGTAGGCCCATTTGTTGCCGAAGAAAATTACATCGCTAATTCGTTCAGTATTGATCCCGCGGTGTTTGAGGACGATGACGGCAGTTATTATTTATACTTTGGCGGTTTATGGGGTGGCCAGTTACAAAATTGGCATCAAGGACAATTTAGTCTAAATGATCATTACCCTGACGATAATCAGCCAGCTTTACCGGCAAAAATGGCCAAATTATCAGACGATATGTTGTCATTTGTAGAAGAAGTACGTGACATCGTTATTTTAGATGGTTCTGGTAAGCCCATTACGGTTGCTGATAATGATCGTCGTTTCTTTGAAGCATCCTGGGTGCATAAATATAACGGCCGTTACTATTTTTCATATTCAACTGGTGACACCCACAATATTGCTTATGCAATAGGTGATAGTCCATATGGGCCTTTTACTTATCAAGGCGTCATTTTGAATCCTGTATTAGGATGGACGAGTCATCACTCAATTGTGTTTCATCAAGGTAAATGGTGTTTATTTTACCATGACTCAACATTATCAGGAGGACAAACTCATTTACGATGTGTGAAAAAAACAGAGCTAGTGCACGACGAAAATGGAAAAATTTCAACAATTACCGCTTACGAATAAAATAAACAGCGAGTAAGAGTTAAAAAAATTTACCGCAAAAAGTATTAGTCTTTTTGACAACAACATGAATTTTGTTAACGTCGAATAGATATAACACCCAGTTTTGTTAAGGAAGAGTAAAGAATCGATTAAGTTTAACATTTAACTATGTTGAAATGACCGGGGGGAAATCGATTGCAGTCTTTGTTGGTACTCTTTTGGGGAAAGGAATCTCGTTAATGTCATTACTGGGGTAATGCTTAACGAGTAAAGAGTCATTGCCATATGGCAATAATAAAGGATAGGGGAAGAAAGATGTTCAACAAGAAAATAATAACAACCTCGATTTTAGCCGCACTTGGTGCTATGGCAGCAACATCGAGCTATGCAGCAGACGTTGACACCACTGATGTAGAAGTGATTAGCGTAACCGGTATTCGTGGTGGCTTAGAACGTGCGATGGATCTTAAGCGTGAGTCAGACGGTATTGTTGATGCTATTTCAGCAGAAGATATCGGTAAATTTCCTGACACTAACCTTGCAGAATCACTACAACGTATTACCGGTGTTTCCATTGACCGTTCTGGTGGTGAAGGCAGTCGTGTAACGGTACGTGGTTTCGGTGCGGCCAATAATTTAATTACTTTGAATGGTCGTCAATTACCAAATACAACAGGTGACCGTACTTTTGATTTTGCTAATGTTGCCTCTGAAAGTGTCACTGGCGTAAAGGTATATAAAACATCTGATGCCTCTATAACCTCTGGTGGTATTGGTGCAACAATCGATTTAAGTACGCTTAAACCTTTAGATCATCCAGGCACAAAAGCGACGTTCGGCGGTAAGGCCATTGATGATAAATCATCACAAAACGGCAGTGTAACACCCGAGCTGAGTGGTTTGTTTTCACAAACATTTGCTGACGATACTATTGGTATTGCTATCTCGGGTAGCTATCAAGAACGCGAAAGTGGCATGCAACAATTTTTAGCAGACCAGGGTTATCGCGCAAGTGATGCCAGTAATGGCGGTTGGGGTGGTGTACCTGCTGGTGCAGAAGGCGGTACTAATCGACCTACAAGCGGGATATATTCTAACCCTCAACAACCACGTTATGTGTTCGAAGAACGCCAGCGTGAACGTATTAATGGTCAGTTAACGTTTCAATATCGTCCAGTCGATAACTTTACAGCAACGGTAGACTACACAACGTTTAGAAACAAAGTTGAAGAACAACATACCGACGCGTCAGTTTGGTTTAACTATGCCGGTGACAGAAGTGAATCTGTTTGGTCTGATGGCCCTAATGCGGTGCCGTTAATTTATTCTGAAATTTACGATATCAATAGCCCTGCCGATCTGGCCGATACTTCATTAACCGTGGGTGCATGGGGTAATGAGCAAATCACAGATTCAATAGGTTTAAACCTGAAGTGGGAATTGAGTGACGATTTAACGCTAGAACTTGATCACCACAGTTCAGTGGCAGAAATGAAAGCAACGGACCCCCGTCATGGAACACGTAACAACATTCAATTACCGTCTTATACCCGTACCCGTACAGGTTTAGATTTAACCGGTAATTTACCCGGTATTGCGACGGGTAACATTGAAAACTTTAATCCACAGACCATGCGTTTATCGGGCAGCTGGTTTGCCAATGACCAGTACACGTCTGAAATTGATCAAACTCAAGTAAAAGGTAAGTACTTTTTAAATGAAGACACCAATATCGATTTTGGTGTATCACTGAATAATGTTAACAACCACTATAGACATACCCAAGTTCAACGTCCTGATTGGGGCGGCGTTGGTGAAGCGGGTGATTTTGCAGATGTAAACTGGACTGAAGATACTATTCTAGATAAGTTTGATGCATCAGCGGGTAATTTTGCCGGCACAGCAACTCAAGCTGACTATGATCTATTTAATCGTATTTTTTACGCAGATTTTGACGAAATTGTTAACGCAGCAGAATTTGCCGATCCAATTGCCAACGTAGATGGTTTATACGGTGATTGTAAAGCGGCCGCAGGTGCAGCCGCAGGACCTAATGGGGAAGGTCAATTCTGTGCTTCAACCAACTGGAATGAAGGCACAAACCGGTTTACTGAAGAAGAAACGACCGCAGCTTATTTCCAAGTCAACTACTTAGGTGATTTGGGTGATATGCCGTTTAGTGTTCACTTTGGCTTACGCTATGAGCAAACGGATGTGTTTTCACAGGCATCAGCACCAGGTTACAGCCGCGTTGAATGGACAGAAGATACTTCAACCTCAGTAACAGGTGTTACTGGTATTGAAACTTTAAGCCAAAGTGCTGATTATGATGTGTTTTTGCCTAACCTCAATTTCAATTTGAATGTGACAGATGATATCGTGATGCGTGCTGCTACCAGCAAGACGATTTCTCGCGCCAGTTACAATGACTTATTGGGTGGAACATCTATTAATACTGGCGGTAGCTTAAGTGGCTATTCAGGTAATTCTGGTAACCCAGGTCTTGAACCGCTTGAGTCGATTAACTATGACTTTTCGACTGAATGGTACTATGCAGAGGGCAGTTATGCTTCTGTCGGCTACTTCAGAAAAGACGTATCAAATTGGATCCGCACAGGTACAAAAGAGTCAAACATCTTTAACCTCTCTAACCCGCTGAGTGGGGATAAATTTAATGCCGCGGTTGCTGCACTTGGAGCTAATGCATCAAATTTACAGATAAGAAATTATATCTTTGAAAACTATGCAGATGATCCAAATGTACAACCTAACTTTGACGCCGCTGGCGAATTAGATGGTGGTACTATTGTGGGTGATCCTGCAACAGATGACGCTGTGGTCTTTAATCTAAACGTACCTGTCAATGGTGATCAAGAACATACTATTGATGGCTTCGAGTTTAACGTACAGCATTTATTTGGCGAATCTGGATTTGGTGGTATTGCTAACTACACTTTAGTGAATTCTGATCTTAAATATGATAATAGCTCACTTAACGATACAGAAGCACTTGTTGGCTTAAGTGATACGGCTAACTTGGTACTATTTTATGATAATTATGGTTTACAAGCCCGTGTTGCTTATAACTGGCGTGATGCATTCTTAAACGAACGACGTGTAAATGGTGACTTAACCGCACCTGTTTATACTGACGAATACTATCAAATTGACTTCAATGTCAGTTATGACATTCCACAAGTGGAAGGGTTAACCGTATTTGTTGAAGGTATCAACATTACCGAAGAATACGTTAAAGAATTCGGCCGTACTAATCAGCTTGTGTATAAACTCACTCAAACCGGTGCTCGATACGGTGTAGGTGTTCGTTACACATTCTAACGTCCCCCCAAAGCGTGGCAGGATCTATCCTGTCGCGCTTTATTTTATCTCTAGAGATATTATTCAAATCATTAATAGTCATCTGATTTAAATAATATTTTGTCGATTAAAGGTAATCTAATGCAAACAAAGGCAATGCAGGTTGTGATAGTGGGCGGTGGTACAGCGGGTTGGTTAACCGCGGCAATTATTGCTGCCCACGCCCGTCAACATTCACCAAAGCATGAGTCGTCTGTTTGCGTCACCTTAATTGAGTCGCCTGATATTCCTACTATTGGTGTGGGCGAGGGAACCTGGCCATCAATGCGTGAAACCTTACGTAAAATAGGCATTAAAGAAACAGACTTTATGACGCAATGCGATGCCAGTTTTAAGCAAGCGTCTGAGTTTCGCCAATGGCGTGTTGCTCCAAGCGTATCAAATGATCGATATTTACACCCATTTTCACTACCCAGCATCAGCGGCAACTCGCTATTATTGAGCGCCTATACTACAGCCAATAATGTCAATTTAATGAACAGCAGTTTTTGTGACAACTTTTGTTATCAACAAGGTTTAGCGACTCATTCATTAGCACCCAAACAGATAACCACGCCGCAATACCAGTTTATTAGTAATTACGGTTACCATTTAGATGCCGCTAAATTCAGTGCAATGCTAAAACAGCATTGCTGTAATGAGCTAGGCGTCAGATTTATTTCCGCCAATGTGGTGAAAGTGAATAACCATGCTAACCATGACATAGCCAGTGTCGTCATCGACAAAGCAAGTGATAGCAATGATATTAACGCTGTAACAGAGGTTAAAGGCGATCTGTTTATTGATTGCAGCGGCAGTAAAGCATTATTAATCGGTGAGCATTATGGTATTGAGCTCAACAGCCAAAAGCATATTTTGTTTAATGATTCAGCCTTAGCAGTACAAATACCGTATGAGCATGCGGATTCTCCGATTTATTCAAGCACAGTATCCACTGCGCAAGACGTTGGCTGGGTGTGGGACATTGGCCTACAATCGCGCCGTGGAGTCGGTTTTGTGTATGCTAGTGACTATTTAAACCATGCCAGTGCACTGCAAAGGCTACAAGGTTATTTACGCGACAACTCAACGCTCAACAACCAACAAATTGAACAACTGAGCGTTAAAAAACTGTCATTTACCCCAGGGTACAGACAAACGTTTTGGCATAAAAATTGCGTTGCAATCGGTATGGCCGCAGGGTTTATTGAGCCACTTGAAGCCTCAGCATTAGCCTTAATTGAACAATCTGCCACCATGGTTGCTGAAAAACTGCCGCTTAATCAGACTGTTATGCCGATAGTGGCACAACAATTTAATAAGCGAATGCAGCAACACTGGCAACATATCATCAGTTTTTTAAAACTGCATTATGTGTTATCAAGTCGCGATGACAGTGAATATTGGATTCACAATCGTCATCCTAGTTCAATCCCGGAAAATTTAAGCGCGTTATTGTTATTGTGGCAACATCAGCCGCCCAGTCATTATGATATTGATTATGCTAACCCTTTATTCCCAATAGCCAGTTATCAATATGTGTTATACGGTATGCAGCAATCTGCAAATGTGAACCGGTTACACAACTCAGATCCGGTTCACACTTGTGACTCACAGACTAGCATCAACAATATTGACGAGATAACAAAATACTTAACCCCATTGGCTGAGCACATAGATATAAATAAGCAGAAGCAACAGCGCTTGTTATCTGCCATGCCCACAAATAGAGCCTTATTAACTAAGATGGCTCAATATGGGTTATCACCAGTATAGAAACCATTAATAACAATAATAGTGTGGGGAATATTATGCCGAATCATGTACTACTGAATAACCAAGAACATCAACATATTAAAATAAATAATCAACGCAATGAGCGTTTAGGTGACAGCACTTGGTATGCACCGACATTTGTGGCCGAATTTAAAACCGTCCAAGCCCATTATCCGATTATGTTTCAAAAGGACCCTCAAACAGGGCAATTTTGTCCTGTGGTGTTATTTGGTTTTAAACATGATGAAAATCTGTTTTTATCCGCGGGACAATGGAACGCGAGCTACATTCCAGTATCCATAAGACGCTTGCCTTTTTATATCGGTTTTCAACAAAAAAACGACAATGGTGTAGCCGTAAAAGAACGTGTTATTACCATTGATATGGATTCACCACGAGTGAATACCGAGCATGGCCAATCTCTATTTTTACCTTTTGGCGGCCATACAGACTATTTAGACAGTATTGCCAATATGCTGGAAGCATTACATCATGGCATGCAACAAAACGGAGAGTTTGTAAGCTTGTTGCTAAAACATGATCTGCTGGAACCTATCACACTAGATATAGAGTTAAATGATGAATCTAAACATCAACTCATTGGTTTTTATAGTATAGATGAAGATAAATTGGCGCAACTGTCACATGATGCAATGTTTGAGTTACATCAAGCGAGATTTTTAGAACCATTGTATATGATCGTCGCTTCTCAAGCGCAAATTAGAAAGCTCGTTGAATTTAAGAACCAACAATTAGCCCAAGCAAGTTAACGAGGCACTCATGCACAATAATAACATTAAAAAAGTAGTCATTGCAGGTGGAGGTACCGCAGGGTGGATGGCCGCTGCAGCGTTCTCTAAATTATTTGGCCACAGCTTGTCCGTTACTATCGTCGAGTCCGATCTGATCCCTACCGTGGGTGTCGGTGAAGCGACTATTCCGACATTACATATTTTTCATGACCTACTTAAAATTAACGAAGCTGAGTTTATGGCGGCAACCAATGCCACATTCAAACTGGGCATTTCGTTTGAAAATTGGCGAGATGTGTCTCAAGACTATTTGCATTCGTTTGGTTACATTGGTCAAGGCTGTTGGGCGGCGGGTTTTCAGCATTTTTGGCTTAAAGGTATGCAGCAAGGTATCGCCAAAGACATTGGTGAATATTGCTTAGAACACCTGGCATGTCGTCAAGGCAAGTTTGCAGTATTGCCTAATCAAGATCGCAACTATGCCTACCATACTGACGCAGGTTTATACGCCAAGTTCTTACGTAAATTGTCTGAACAACATGGGGCAGAGCGCATCGAGGGGATGATAGATAAGGTCAATGTTAATCAGCAAAATGGCTTTATTGATTCGCTTACCTTAGCCGATGGCACAGTGATTGAAGGCGATCTTTTTATCGATTGCACTGGCTTTAAAGGCTTATTGATTGAGCAAGCACTGCACACAGGCTATGAAAATTGGAATCATATTCTGCCTTGTGACAGTGCGATTGCGGTGCAGACGAAACAAACAAAAGCCTTGGTACCTTACACTCGCTCAATTGCCCATGACAGTGGTTGGCAATGGCAAATACCGCTACAAAATAGAATGGGTAATGGCTTAGTATTTTGCAGCCAATACATGAGCGATGACCAAGCTAAAGCATTGTTACTCGCCAACATTGAAGGTGAATTAATCAATGAGCCACGGGTGATTAAGTTTCAAACCGGCACACGACGTAAACACTGGAATAAAAACTGTGTTGCTGTTGGCTTAGCAAGTGGTTTTATTGAGCCACTTGAATCGACCAGTATTCATTTAATTCAGCAGAGTATTGTCCGGCTAATGCAGAACTTACCTACTAAAGCGATGGACGCCGGCGTGGTCGATAATTTTAACCAAAAAATGCGCACAGAAATTAATAATATTCGTGACTTTATCGTGCTGCATTATCATGTGACAGAGCGTACCGACAGCGAGTTTTGGCGTTATTGTAAAAATATGGAAGTGCCAAACAGCTTACAGCAACGAATTGATTTATTTAACCAAAGTGGCCAAGTTTATAAAAATGATTTAGAACTGTTTGGTGAGTCATCTTGGTTACAAGTGATGATAGGTCAGGGGCTTATGCCTCAAAGTTATCATCCTATTGTCGATAACATGCCCGATGATCAACTGGCTAAATTTTTAGACAGTATTGAAACTGGGGTGAAGCGACGAGCCGACAACTTGCCTAACCATGTCGATTTTATTAATCACTACTGCCGAGCGCCAAATAGCCTTGTTTAAGATTAATCGCCATATTGCTCCTCACATAGAAATGCTTGGCGAGGGGCAATTACCCTTAATTGTCATCGATGATTATATTGAGGATGTTAGTGCATTAACTCAGTACATAGCGCAACAGGCTAAATTTAGCGCCGACGGTCATACTCAGTACCCGGGCATTCGTAGCCCAATGACCAAAGATATTGTGCTAGCTTATTTAAAACCGCTGATGCAGCCGATTTATAAAATCTACGGTTTTTCAACGGCTCAAACACCTGCGCCATGCGATAATTACTTTTCGCTCATCACTACAGCCGCTAACGAGTTGACTGATATTCAAACCATTCCACACTTTGACACCTACCAGTCTAATTTGATTGCCGTTATTCATTATTTGAATGACAAGCCTCATGGTGGCATTGGTTTTTTTAGGCATAAACGAACTGGCTACGAGTTTATTAACGAATTGCGAAAACCTGAATATGACCAAGTTGTTAATGACATGAACCTCTCAGCGGCAAGTCCTATTAATAGCAGTAGCATTAATGACAGTAACAATGGCAGTAGCACTAAAAGCTATTGCAGCGTTAATCACAGTGAATTTGAGTGTTATAAAACGCTCGGCTATAAAGCCAATCGATTAATTGTATTTCCTGGCATGTTATTGCATTCAAGCTTGGTCGATGTCGAAACCGATATTGATTCGAGTCCACAAACAGGCCGATTAACTGCCAATATATTTATTAAATTTGTATAAGGAAACCCAATGACATACACAGGTTTACACAAAGTACTGCTGACAGCATTGCTTAGTTGTGCTTTATATTTGATGCTTTTTAGCCAAATGCTGCATGCAACTGGGTTCGAGCACATGCCTAAAAAGCAATTTAATGTATTGGTGTTTAGTAAAACCGCTGGCTGGCATCATCCGTCGATTTTAAGTGGTGTAAAAGCCATACAACAACTTGGCGACAAGCATTTTTTCAATGTTGTTTGGCATGAGGAAAGTCGATATTTCAATGATGATTATCTCAAACAAGTAGATGTAGTGGTATTTTTAGCCACCACAGGTGATGTGTTAAATGATACAGAACAAGCGGCATTTGAGCGTTATATAAAGCAAGGTAAAGGATTTGTGGGTATACACAGTGCTACCGATACTGAATACGATTGGCCATGGTATCAACAACTTGTCGGACATACGTTTGTCATCCATCCCGAAATTCAAACCGCAAGATTACAGGTCGAGTCACGTCAATTCCCAGGCGTAGAATCGATGCCAGACAGTTTGTTATGGACTGACGAATGGTACGACTTTACCGTTGCGCGCAATCCAAAACTGCATTACATCTTGTCGGTTGACGAAAAAAGTTACGATACTCATTCAGACTGGGGAACCAAGCAGGGCAAAGGCATGGGAGAATTTCATCCTATAGCTTGGTATCAAGAATACGATGGCGGTCGTGCATTTTACACCGCCCTTGGCCATACCGATGCTGTGTATCAAGACGTGTTATTTCAAGCGCATTTATATGGTGGAATATATTGGGCAGCAACAGGTAAGGGGATAACACGGTAAATCGTTGGTTTACTATTTACAGCAAGCTAAATCAGAACAAGAGTTAACTCATTTCTGGACCGAAGTGAGCGGGCTTTAAATCTATCTACAGGTTACCATGGCATTTACTCACCGACACGCGCAAGTATATCCCTATAGCTCGGCCGACCCGTCCATGGGTCGGACGGTCGTCTCGCAAACACGCATGGTTCGCCTTATATAGTATTTGGGTAACCTGCAGGCTTTAAAATCAAAACAATATTTAGCGTCCTAGACCTAATTGATACAGCGAATATCATATTTGGAGAAAAGCGGCCTGCAAGACTTTATTTTATAAAAATTTTCCCTGACCCGACTATATTTGACCCGACTATATTAAATGTAATAACCAATCTATGAGAAACAATCAGCTAAATTATATTGTGCATTACTTATTATGTCTTCTAAGCATTTAACACCTTCCTAGTCAATATTGTTTATAAAAATATAAAATGATAATATCTCTTATGAAGAATATAAATTTTAAATAAAATAACCTCATCGTAAGTAAGCCGTATTGATTAGGAATATTTAAAATGGTATTATTACTTATCAAGAAATAAATTCTGTAATAGCGCATAAAACATCCTCGCGAAATTTAAAGTAAAAAATCCTTGTTAATTAATAAAATGCATCATAAGTAATAAATTTATTACGTTGCATTCCAACTGATATAATTACTTATCAGGGAAGAGTACATCTCTGCAATATCACTTTAAACTATATAAAACATAAAAATATACGTGATTATCAAATAATCAAATCGTAGGTTTCCCATGCCAGAAATTAAAAAAAAGGATTGCTAATATGTAGATCAGACCCTATAACTTTAAAACATATAAACGTCAAAATAATATAAGGAATAAATATGAGCCACCAATTGTCACGTATAAGAAAAAATTTAACTAAACCAACTAAGTCAAAAGTTTATGTCATCAGAAAGCGGCATTCGACTATAAATAAACCATTAGTACACAATGCGAAGTCTTGGACGAAAACAATAAATAACTCTACACACATTATTAATATAAATATAAATATATCTT
This region of Shewanella livingstonensis genomic DNA includes:
- a CDS encoding tryptophan halogenase family protein yields the protein MHNNNIKKVVIAGGGTAGWMAAAAFSKLFGHSLSVTIVESDLIPTVGVGEATIPTLHIFHDLLKINEAEFMAATNATFKLGISFENWRDVSQDYLHSFGYIGQGCWAAGFQHFWLKGMQQGIAKDIGEYCLEHLACRQGKFAVLPNQDRNYAYHTDAGLYAKFLRKLSEQHGAERIEGMIDKVNVNQQNGFIDSLTLADGTVIEGDLFIDCTGFKGLLIEQALHTGYENWNHILPCDSAIAVQTKQTKALVPYTRSIAHDSGWQWQIPLQNRMGNGLVFCSQYMSDDQAKALLLANIEGELINEPRVIKFQTGTRRKHWNKNCVAVGLASGFIEPLESTSIHLIQQSIVRLMQNLPTKAMDAGVVDNFNQKMRTEINNIRDFIVLHYHVTERTDSEFWRYCKNMEVPNSLQQRIDLFNQSGQVYKNDLELFGESSWLQVMIGQGLMPQSYHPIVDNMPDDQLAKFLDSIETGVKRRADNLPNHVDFINHYCRAPNSLV
- a CDS encoding DUF6445 family protein translates to MSILLITTAERQIALFKINRHIAPHIEMLGEGQLPLIVIDDYIEDVSALTQYIAQQAKFSADGHTQYPGIRSPMTKDIVLAYLKPLMQPIYKIYGFSTAQTPAPCDNYFSLITTAANELTDIQTIPHFDTYQSNLIAVIHYLNDKPHGGIGFFRHKRTGYEFINELRKPEYDQVVNDMNLSAASPINSSSINDSNNGSSTKSYCSVNHSEFECYKTLGYKANRLIVFPGMLLHSSLVDVETDIDSSPQTGRLTANIFIKFV
- a CDS encoding ThuA domain-containing protein; protein product: MTYTGLHKVLLTALLSCALYLMLFSQMLHATGFEHMPKKQFNVLVFSKTAGWHHPSILSGVKAIQQLGDKHFFNVVWHEESRYFNDDYLKQVDVVVFLATTGDVLNDTEQAAFERYIKQGKGFVGIHSATDTEYDWPWYQQLVGHTFVIHPEIQTARLQVESRQFPGVESMPDSLLWTDEWYDFTVARNPKLHYILSVDEKSYDTHSDWGTKQGKGMGEFHPIAWYQEYDGGRAFYTALGHTDAVYQDVLFQAHLYGGIYWAATGKGITR